The segment GTCGGCGGCGGCGTCGACCAGGACCTGCCAATACGGGTCGCTGGCGCCGACGGTGCCCAGCACGACCTTCTCGCGCTCCTCACCGCTCGCGGCACCGGCGTCGTCGCCGCCCCGGGACCAGAGGAAGCCGCCCACCACGGCGATGATCGCCAGGACGGCGATGCCGACCAGGAGCGGCGTACGTCGCTTGGCGGGAGGGGCGATCTGCGGGTGGTTCTCGGACATGGCGGAGCCTTTCGTCGTACGTCGTGGAGCGCAGGGACGCGCACGCGCTCGCGAACCCCCACTGGCCGCCGCCTAACCAAACTAAGTTGGTAGACAAGCATGACAAAGCCTGCGACGACCTTAGACCGGTGGAACCCCCGGACACCAAACCGATATGCCCCGAGCCGGTGTGAACCGCCTCACTACCCCTCGACCGGGACCTCCGACCGGGACCTCGGGAGCGCTCAGGCGCGCAGGTGCAGCCTGGCGTGGTCGGGGTCGTCGACGACGAACGGGCGCGGTGCGCGGGGCAGCCAGGAGTGGGTCACGTGGTCGACGACGTGCACACCCTCCGAAGACTCGATCTCGACGACGCCCTCGGGCACCTGGCCGTCGTGGAGGGCGTTCCAGACCAGCCACTCGCGGCGCTTGCGCCGGTTGCGGATGGAGGTGGCGAACGACTCGGGGTTGGTCCAGTGCGCGAACTCGTCGCCGTCGAGCCACTTCAGCTCGACGCACAGGCCCTGCGGCAGCGCGAACATCTCGATGCGGTCGGGCGTCGTGCGGATCTCCCACTCCGGCGCCTTCGTGTAGACGTAGTCGGGGCTCATCGGGAAGCCCCACTCCTCGATGTTGCGCAGGCCGAGGTCGAGGTAGGCCTTGCGGTCGGACTCGATGTAGAGGCCGTGGCGCGGGAAGCGGATGACCGCCTCGGCCATCCCCACCTGCCAGGACAAGTCGGCCATGGACACCTCGCCCTCGGTGGTGAGGACCATGTCGCCGTCCCACTTCCACGAGTAGCGGGTGCGGACGTGCGAGAAGCACCAGTTGTAGAAGTAGGCGAGCGAGTGCACCGAGCGCTCGTTGACCGCGAGGTGCTCGGCCCCTGCGCGCGCCACCTCGAAGGGGTACGCCTTCAGGGTGAACCGGTCGGACAGGCCGTGCTCGGCGGCGACCCGCAGCGCCTCCTCGCCGGTGCCGTCGTCCGACCCGTTGTCGACGAGCAGCACGTGGTCGCACGCGCGGAGCAGCGGCGGCAGCACGAAGCGCAGGCCGGGTGCCTCGTTCTTGACCCGCAGCACCGCGGTCGCGCCGCGCCGGAGACCGCCGGGCTGGTTCCACGGCCAGACGATGTCGAAGTCTTCGTGGCCCTCGACGTTGGTCAGGCCGTGGCCGGAGCCGATCGGAACGGTCACGGCTGCGTGTCCCCGGTCGCGTCTCGGCTGCGCCCGAGGGCCTTGCGGACGCCGCGGCGCACCGACGGCGGGATCGCGGCGCGTACGTCGTGGGGCACGCGGTCCGCGAGGGACCTGGAGGCCCCCTCGGCCGCGGCCTCGTGGAGTGCCCGCCGGCGGGCCTGGTGGCGGGCGTGCTCGGCGGTCGAGCGGCTGATGGCCGCCGCCTCTTCGTAGAGGTCGACGTACTCCGCGCGCAGCTGGTCGAAGGTCGCGTGCGCAGCCGTGGTGTCCCCGCCCTCGTCGGCGAGCTTGTTGAGCTCCTCCCACGTCTGGCCGGTGAGGTCGTGGAGCCGCTTGGGCAGCGCGAGGTCGTCGAGCGTGGCGGTGACCCGGCGCAGGGTCGGGTCGATGAAGCGGTGCACCTCGCGAATCTGGTCGCTGCGGGTGTGGATGATCGTCTGGAGGTCGAGCGCGTGGCCCATGGCCGTCGTCGTCCTGACCCAGTCGGTCAGCAGGTCCTCGTAGCGAACGAAGACGCGACCCTGCCCGGCGTCGGCCTCGCCCACACCGTCGACGCTTCGGGTGGCCCGCTCGGTGTGCAGCAGCATGTTGACCCAGCTGGCCGCGAGGTGCGCCGAGCCGAGCTTGTTGGCGTAGTACTTCTGCTTCGAGCCGACCACCTCGGCGGGCGGGCGCAGCATGGTCGCGAAGACCGGCGTCGCGCCCGTGCGGATGGCGGCGACGCGCCACAGGCCGAGGAACCAGCTCAGCCGCGGGTCCTTGACGACGAGCTCCGGGTGCTCGGCGAAGTGCGGCTCGAGCCACTCGCTGACCCGGATCCGGGCGGGCTCGCGGCTGCAGATGCGGCCGGTGTCGAACCACGCCTCCGGGCGGCTGTCGCTGACCTGCACCAGCGCCTCGCGCAGCCACTCGTCGTGGACGTCGACGACCCACTGCGGCTCGCTGAAGCCGCGCGGGTTGGAGTCGTCCGGCGGCACCTCGGGCAGCGGCACGTGCATGCCGAGTCGCGACACGATGCCGGCCAGGGTGCTGGTGCCGCTGCGGCCGGCCCCGGCGACGAAGAGGACCTTCCGCGGCACTCCGTCGGGGTTCATCTCGTCGATGGCTCTCGGCTGCTCGGTCACGGCGGGCAGCCTACCGGCGTCCTGCCTGCCGACTCGTGTCCTAGGGTCGTCGCCCATGAAGCGCCTCTTCTCCCGGGCACCGCTCCTCGGGGTGGTCATCCCGGCGTGGGGCGTGGAGGACTACCTCGACGATTGCCTGCGATCGCTCCTCGCCCAGACGCACCGGCGCTGGGAGGCCGTGATCGTCGACGACGGGGCGACCGACCGCACCGGCGAGATCGCCGACGCGTGGGCGCGACGCGACAACCGCATCAGCGTCGTGCACTCCGTCAACGGCGGCCTCGGGGCCGCCCGCAACCTCGGCGTCCAGCACGTGCGCGGCGACTACCTCGCCTTCCTCGACTCCGACGACGTGCTCCCGCCGACGGCGTACGCCGACCTGGTGGGCGCGCTCGACGACTCGGGCTCCGATTTCGCGACCGGCTCGATCGTGCGTTGGGAGGGCGACCGGCTGGTCGAGCCGCCCTGGATGCGGCGCCTCCACCGGCCGGCGCGGGGTGCGCGCGTCGAGGACCGGCCCGAGGTCCTCGGCGACGTCTTCGCCTGGAACAAGGTGTTCCGCAGGTCGTGGTGGGACGCGCGCGGGCTGTCGTGGCCCGAGGGCGTGCGCTACGAGGACCAACCCACCACCACGCGGGCGTTCCTCGAGGGCAGGTTCGACGTGCTCGAGGAGGTCGTCTACCGCTGGCGGATCCGGGAGGGCTCGATCACCCAGACGCGGGCGTCCTCGCTGCAGGACCTCGGCGACCGCTGGGAGACCAAGCGGATGTCGCTCGCCTCGGTGCGCGGCCACGGGTCGCCCGAGGTCGAGGCCGTCTTCGTCGACCGGGTGCTGGCCGGCGACCTCTGGCGCTACTTCCTGCTGGTGCCCGGGTGCACGCCCGAGTGGTGGCGGCTGCTGCGGTCAGGCGTGCTCGAGCTCTGGGGCCGACGCTCGCTCGTGCACAGCGGCCTGCCGCCGGTCCACCGGCTCGCCGGCTGGCTGGTCGAGCAGGACCGCCGCGCCGACGTCACCGCGCTCATGGAGTGGGTGGCCACGCTCGACGGCCCCGCACCCCGGGTGCAGGACGTCGCAACCGGGGCCTGGCGGCTGTCGGTGCCGCCCTCGGTGCTCGACGAGACCACCGTGGATCCCGCAGCGCTGGCGCTGCGGGACCACGAGGTCATCTGATCGATCTCGACGCGCCCGTCACGGCTTCGTACCTCAGCCGCGGGCCTTGCTCGATCTGGCCGCGCCCACGCGGGGCGCGCGAGCGCGCCCCGCTGCGCGTCTCAGAGGAGCCCTTCGGACTCCAGGAACTCCTTGGCCACGTCGGCCGGCTGCTCGCGGTCGATCTGGACGCTGACGAGCAACCCACCGAGGGTCTCGTTGTCGAGCGCCGCCATCAGGTCGTTGAGCGGGCCCTCGATGTCGGGGTGGTCGGCGAGGAAGTCGGTCGACACGGCCGGGATGAGGTTCTGCGCGGGCTGGATGCCCTTGTCGTCCTCGAGCAGGAGCAGGCCCTGATCCTCCAGGGTGCCGTCGAGGGTGCTGGTCTGGCCGAGCTGGGCCTCGCCGTCGAGGACCGCCTGGAACGTCTCGGTGGAGGCGTAGCCGAGCGGCTCGAGGGTGATGTCGATGCCGTAGGTGTCGACGAGCCCCTTCTCGCAGTCGGTGCGGCCCTTGCAGTCCGGCGCCGCCGCCAACGTCACCTTCTGGCCCTCGAGGTCGGAGAGCTTGGTGACGCCCTCGGAGTCGGAGAACTCCTGGCTGGCGAAGTAGCCGTTGGCGGAGAACGCCTCGGAGGGCTCGAGCAGGGTGATGCCCTTCTCCTCGAGCAGCGACGCGCCGGCGTCGATCGTCTCCTGGGCGTCGCTGGTCGACAGCGGCTTGGCGTCGGGGCCGTTGGCGTCGGTGTTGAGCTGGTCGACGATGCCGGCGACGTACTCCGGGGCGATCTGGACGGAGTCGGGCATCTCGTTGAGGTAGATCGGGCGGGTGTCGACCAGGCGGGTCTCGACCTCGTAGCCCTCGGCCTCGAGGACCTGCTGGTACATCGCGGTGACGAGCGCGGCCTCGTCGAAGCTCTGGCTGCCGATGACGACAGAGGTGCCCTCGCCGCCGCCACCACCGCCCGAGCCGGAGGTGGGCTCGTCGTTCTCCGAGGCCAGGTCGTCGCCGGCGCACCCGGCGAGCAGGGCGGTGAGGGCCAGGCCGGTCACCGCCATCAGCGGACGTCGTACGTGCATGTCGTTCAACCTTCTGTGTCCCGTGGCCGAGCCACGCGTGTCCGGTGATGCGAGCGAGTCCGCTCAGCTCCCGGTGGGAGCCTCTGTCACCGTAGTCGAGGGCACCGACAACTCGTGATCACGATCCAGTGACGGACGGCTCGGCATGGGGTCGACGGCGCGCTGGGCCGCGGCCGCGGCGAGCTCGAGCACCAGCGCGACGACGGCGACCACGACCGCGCCGGCCATGCCCTGGGCGTAGTCGTTGCGCGCGAACCCCTCGGTGATGATGCGGCCGAGCCCCGGCCCGGCGACCAGGGCCGCGATGGTGGCGGTGGCCCACACCTGCACGAGCGCGAGGCGCACGCCCGACGCGACCACCGGCAGCGCGAGCGGGAGCTCCACGCGCCGGAAGCGCTGGACCGGCGACATCCCCATGCCGTCGGCGGCCTCCTGCACGTCGGAGGGCACCTCGCGCATCCCGACGTAGCCGTTGGTGATCAGCGGCGGGAGGGCGAACAGCACGAGCGCGATGAGCGTGGCGAGCCCGGCGCGGCCGTAGGGGCCGAAGTCCGCCGACCCGGGCCAGTCCGCCGCGACCAGCAGGGCCAGCAGGGCGAAGGTCGGGACGGCGCGGCCGACGTTGGAGATGTTGACGGCGAGGAAGCCGCCCCTGCCGAGGTGACCCAGCCAGAGGGCGAGCGGCAGGCCGAGCAGCATGGCAGCCACGAGGGCCGTCGCGGTGAGCAGCAGCTGCTCCAGCAACCGCGCGACGAGGCCCTCCGCGCCGGTCCAGTTGTCGGCGTCGAGGAGGTACTGCCAGGTCTCGGAGAAGAGGTCCATCAGCGCGCCCCTGCCGTCCAGGGCGTCAGCACCCGTTGCAGCAGCACCAGCAGGACGTCGAGGACCACGGCCAGCACGACGCACAGCACCGCGGCGGTCATCAGCTCGGCGCGGAAGTCGCGCTGCACGCCGTGGGAGATGAGGTCACCCAGGCCGCCGTACGCCACCAGGGTGCCGACGGTGGTCAGCGCGATCGTCGAGACGGCCGCGACCCGCAGGCCGGCCATCACGACCGGCAGCGCGAGCGGCATCTCGATGCGGGTGAGCATCCGCGCACGTCCGTAGCCGAGGCCCCGCGCCGCCTCACGTACGTCGTCGGGCACGGACCGCAGCCCGTCGAGGAGCGCGCGGACCAGGATCGTCAGCGCGTAGAGGCCGAGCCCGATCACGACCGTGGCCGCGGAGAGGCCGGTGAACGGCACCAGCAGCGGCAGCAGGGCCAGCGAGGGAATCGTGTAGATGCCGGTGCTGAACCCGAGCACGAGGGCCTCCAGGCGCGGCAGCCGGCGTGCGACCAGGGCGAGCGGCACGGCGATCACGATGCCGAGCGCGAGGGCGGCCAGCGTGATGGCGATGTGCTCGACGAGGGCGTCGGTGATCTGCACGTGGCGGTCCTCGACGTACTGCCAGCAGAACCACTCGTTGACGAACCGGCTGTAGCAGCTCGGCCCGGAATCGGCTGCCCCCAGTATGGTCACCGCATGGACGCTACACGGGGCGACGAGCCGATGATCCGGCTCCAAGGCGTGGGCAAGACCTACCCCGACGGGACCGTTGCCGTCCACGAGCTGGACCTCGACGTGGCACGCGGCGAGATGGTCTGCCTGGTCGGCCCGTCCGGCTGCGGCAAGTCGACGACGCTCAAGATGATCAACCGGCTGATCGAGCCCACCACCGGTCGGATCTGGCTCGACGGCCAGGACGTCACCGACGCCGACCCGGTCGAGCTGCGCCGCGGCATCGGCTACGTCATCCAGCAGATCGGCCTGTTCCCCCACCAGCGCATCGAGCAGAACGTGATGACGGTGCCGCTGCTCTACGGCGAGTCCAAGGCCACCGCGCGCGAGCGCGCCCACGAGCTGCTCGAGACCGTGGGCCTCGAGCCGGCGCAGTACGCCCGGAAGTACCCGCACGAGCTGTCCGGCGGGCAGCGGCAGCGCGTCGGCGTCGCTCGGGCACTGGCGGCCAACCCCCCGGTGCTGCTCATGGACGAGCCCTTCGGTGCCGTCGACCCGGTCGTGCGGGGCCGCCTGCAGGACGAGTTCCGCCGGCTGCAGGACGAGCTCGGCAAGACCGTGGTGCTGGTGACCCACGACATCGACGAGGCGATCCGGATGGGCGACCGCGTCGCCGTCTTCGCCGCGGGCGGCCGGCTCGCGCAGTACGCCACCCCCGGGGAGCTGCTCGCCCACCCGGCCGACGAGCAGGTGGCCGACTTCGTGGGCTCCGGCGGCCTGCGCACGCTCACCGTGACCCGGCTCCGCGTGGAGCACCTCGAACCGCTCGACGGCGTCGCCACCGGCGACCTCGGCTCGGCGATCGACATCGACTCCTCGCTCGAGGACGCCCTCGCCGCGATGCTCCGCGACGACAAGCCGATGGTCGGCGTGCGTCGCGGGCCGACGTTCCTCGGCGTGCTCACGCCCGCCGGTGTGCACCGCGCGCTGCGGAGCTCGCTGAGCTGAGCCCTACGAGACCGTCAATTGTCTCGACGCGTCGGTCCCGGCTTCGCAGGCTCAGCCGGGCGACTTGCTCGACCTGGCCAGTTGGACGCAGGACGCTCGTTCCTCGCGTCCTACGTGACCGTCACATCCTTGTGCCAGGACTCCGTGACGTACTTCGTTCCCCAGCCCATCGCCGTGTAGAGGCCGTCCGCGCCGGTCGGTGAGTCGGCGTCCACCTCAAGGCCAACGCGGTCGCGGCCACGGGACGCGGCGTCGGCGATGATCGTGCGGAGCAGGCCGGTGGCCACCCCGCGGCCGCGCGCGGACTCGAGCACGCCGAGGTAGGCGACGTACGACCCGTCGGGCCCGGTGCCGCTCTCGCTCACCGTGCCGACCAGGGCGCCGGCCGGCTCGGGCTCGCCACCCTCCCCGTCGACGATCTCGGCCAGCCACCAGTGGTCCCAGCGGTGGCCCGGGTCCTCGCGGAGCCGGTGGATGAACTCGTCGAAGGTCTCCTCCGTCGAGTTGAAGTGGTCGGTGAACGCACCCTCGAGCACGTCGTGCACCGCGCGCAGGTCGCCCTCGTCGGGCATCCCGTCGGAGTCCGGGCCGCCCTGCCGCTCGACGAGGCGGAAGACGACTCCCTTGCGCTCCCAGCGCGCCGGGTCGGGCACGAGCTCGGCCTCGGCGGCCTCCACCGAGCGGCTCATCTGCCACCAGGTGCGGACCCGCTCGAAGCCGGCGTCGGCCAGCCAGCCGTGCTGCCGCTCGTCGTCGGCGAAGGAGCCGGTGTCGATCTGCTGCTCGGGCAGGCCGCGTGCCGCGCCGACCGCCCGCGCCTGCGCCTCGGCCCAGTCGAACAGCACCTCGCTGCAGCGGTCGGCCACCCGCTCGTCGACCTCGCGGCCGACGATGTGGACGAAGAGCATCCGGCCCTCGGCGCGGTCGTGGACGCTGCCCCAGGCCTGGATCCTGCCGTCGGGGTCGCGCACGACGAGGTTCTCGCGCATGGCCACGCCGCGCTCCGACACCTCGACCCGGACCTCGTCCTCGCCCGAGCCGGGCCAGCCGCGGCCGGCCCGCTCGTGGTCGCGCAGCAGCTCGGTCAGTCGCTCGACCGTCGCCGCGTCGTCACCGTCGGGCGTCTCGGCCATCCAGCCCGCTGGGAGTCCCGGGTCATCGGGCAGCGCGTCGACGGGGTCGCTCTCGAACCGGTTGTCCTCGGGGATCACGAGCGGCCATTGTTCCGTACGCGCTCCCGGGCGGTGCGCCAGCCACCTTTCCGACGTACGGAATGCAGGTGCGGCACCGCTCGCCGGCGCGACACGCCCTACACGCAGAAACAGCGGTGGCCCAGCCACGTTCCCGGTGTCAGGAACGTGGCTGGGCCACCGCTCAGGTCGAGGAGCCTCAGGCGCTCCGGTGGTCGCGGCGCGCGGCGGCGGCGCGGAGGGAGTCGAGCTCCGCGCGGAGGACGTCGATCTCGGCCTCGAGCTCGGCGACGATCACGATCGCCTCGGCGGCGCGGCCCTCGGCGTCGTCGCGGCCGCTGACGGCCTCGTCACGCCCGCGCTCGGCGGCGTCGGCACGACGTGCCTCCTGGCCGCGCTTGAGGGTCTGCTCGGCGGCGTTCTTCTGGGCGTTCGAGAGGGCGCGCTCGAGGACGTCGATGGCCTCCTCGCGCTCGTTGATCTTGCGGCGCATGTCGGCGGCGAAGGCGGCGGACTCGGCCGTA is part of the Nocardioides cavernae genome and harbors:
- a CDS encoding ABC transporter permease, yielding MDLFSETWQYLLDADNWTGAEGLVARLLEQLLLTATALVAAMLLGLPLALWLGHLGRGGFLAVNISNVGRAVPTFALLALLVAADWPGSADFGPYGRAGLATLIALVLFALPPLITNGYVGMREVPSDVQEAADGMGMSPVQRFRRVELPLALPVVASGVRLALVQVWATATIAALVAGPGLGRIITEGFARNDYAQGMAGAVVVAVVALVLELAAAAAQRAVDPMPSRPSLDRDHELSVPSTTVTEAPTGS
- a CDS encoding glycosyltransferase; translation: MTVPIGSGHGLTNVEGHEDFDIVWPWNQPGGLRRGATAVLRVKNEAPGLRFVLPPLLRACDHVLLVDNGSDDGTGEEALRVAAEHGLSDRFTLKAYPFEVARAGAEHLAVNERSVHSLAYFYNWCFSHVRTRYSWKWDGDMVLTTEGEVSMADLSWQVGMAEAVIRFPRHGLYIESDRKAYLDLGLRNIEEWGFPMSPDYVYTKAPEWEIRTTPDRIEMFALPQGLCVELKWLDGDEFAHWTNPESFATSIRNRRKRREWLVWNALHDGQVPEGVVEIESSEGVHVVDHVTHSWLPRAPRPFVVDDPDHARLHLRA
- a CDS encoding ABC transporter ATP-binding protein encodes the protein MDATRGDEPMIRLQGVGKTYPDGTVAVHELDLDVARGEMVCLVGPSGCGKSTTLKMINRLIEPTTGRIWLDGQDVTDADPVELRRGIGYVIQQIGLFPHQRIEQNVMTVPLLYGESKATARERAHELLETVGLEPAQYARKYPHELSGGQRQRVGVARALAANPPVLLMDEPFGAVDPVVRGRLQDEFRRLQDELGKTVVLVTHDIDEAIRMGDRVAVFAAGGRLAQYATPGELLAHPADEQVADFVGSGGLRTLTVTRLRVEHLEPLDGVATGDLGSAIDIDSSLEDALAAMLRDDKPMVGVRRGPTFLGVLTPAGVHRALRSSLS
- a CDS encoding ABC transporter permease; this translates as MTILGAADSGPSCYSRFVNEWFCWQYVEDRHVQITDALVEHIAITLAALALGIVIAVPLALVARRLPRLEALVLGFSTGIYTIPSLALLPLLVPFTGLSAATVVIGLGLYALTILVRALLDGLRSVPDDVREAARGLGYGRARMLTRIEMPLALPVVMAGLRVAAVSTIALTTVGTLVAYGGLGDLISHGVQRDFRAELMTAAVLCVVLAVVLDVLLVLLQRVLTPWTAGAR
- a CDS encoding GNAT family N-acetyltransferase, with the translated sequence MIPEDNRFESDPVDALPDDPGLPAGWMAETPDGDDAATVERLTELLRDHERAGRGWPGSGEDEVRVEVSERGVAMRENLVVRDPDGRIQAWGSVHDRAEGRMLFVHIVGREVDERVADRCSEVLFDWAEAQARAVGAARGLPEQQIDTGSFADDERQHGWLADAGFERVRTWWQMSRSVEAAEAELVPDPARWERKGVVFRLVERQGGPDSDGMPDEGDLRAVHDVLEGAFTDHFNSTEETFDEFIHRLREDPGHRWDHWWLAEIVDGEGGEPEPAGALVGTVSESGTGPDGSYVAYLGVLESARGRGVATGLLRTIIADAASRGRDRVGLEVDADSPTGADGLYTAMGWGTKYVTESWHKDVTVT
- a CDS encoding glycosyltransferase family 2 protein, with product MKRLFSRAPLLGVVIPAWGVEDYLDDCLRSLLAQTHRRWEAVIVDDGATDRTGEIADAWARRDNRISVVHSVNGGLGAARNLGVQHVRGDYLAFLDSDDVLPPTAYADLVGALDDSGSDFATGSIVRWEGDRLVEPPWMRRLHRPARGARVEDRPEVLGDVFAWNKVFRRSWWDARGLSWPEGVRYEDQPTTTRAFLEGRFDVLEEVVYRWRIREGSITQTRASSLQDLGDRWETKRMSLASVRGHGSPEVEAVFVDRVLAGDLWRYFLLVPGCTPEWWRLLRSGVLELWGRRSLVHSGLPPVHRLAGWLVEQDRRADVTALMEWVATLDGPAPRVQDVATGAWRLSVPPSVLDETTVDPAALALRDHEVI
- a CDS encoding sulfotransferase family protein, with amino-acid sequence MTEQPRAIDEMNPDGVPRKVLFVAGAGRSGTSTLAGIVSRLGMHVPLPEVPPDDSNPRGFSEPQWVVDVHDEWLREALVQVSDSRPEAWFDTGRICSREPARIRVSEWLEPHFAEHPELVVKDPRLSWFLGLWRVAAIRTGATPVFATMLRPPAEVVGSKQKYYANKLGSAHLAASWVNMLLHTERATRSVDGVGEADAGQGRVFVRYEDLLTDWVRTTTAMGHALDLQTIIHTRSDQIREVHRFIDPTLRRVTATLDDLALPKRLHDLTGQTWEELNKLADEGGDTTAAHATFDQLRAEYVDLYEEAAAISRSTAEHARHQARRRALHEAAAEGASRSLADRVPHDVRAAIPPSVRRGVRKALGRSRDATGDTQP
- a CDS encoding glycine betaine ABC transporter substrate-binding protein, with the translated sequence MHVRRPLMAVTGLALTALLAGCAGDDLASENDEPTSGSGGGGGGEGTSVVIGSQSFDEAALVTAMYQQVLEAEGYEVETRLVDTRPIYLNEMPDSVQIAPEYVAGIVDQLNTDANGPDAKPLSTSDAQETIDAGASLLEEKGITLLEPSEAFSANGYFASQEFSDSEGVTKLSDLEGQKVTLAAAPDCKGRTDCEKGLVDTYGIDITLEPLGYASTETFQAVLDGEAQLGQTSTLDGTLEDQGLLLLEDDKGIQPAQNLIPAVSTDFLADHPDIEGPLNDLMAALDNETLGGLLVSVQIDREQPADVAKEFLESEGLL